One stretch of Nicotiana tabacum cultivar K326 chromosome 18, ASM71507v2, whole genome shotgun sequence DNA includes these proteins:
- the LOC107815617 gene encoding uncharacterized protein LOC107815617 has protein sequence MFGIKILRNGIPEWKAKSEQAKANCGSKKGGSLHIGGSITFEAHKLRMEKEKGRDVSYTKVFEEFHKKTKKDSTREHWVKTHASDTYEDYHKRLEKWQQTQPPSTQPTPDDIALLWTEAEGGANKGRVYGLGVHRSTGHPNPLLANSSSPQNQEQMEDMRNEIRKLKQQLDS, from the exons ATGTTTGGGATAAAAATTTTGAGAAATGGAATACCAGAATGGAAGGCAAAGAGTGAACAAGCAAAGGCAAACTGTGGCTCTAAAAAAGGTGGCTCGTTGCACATAGGAGGTTCGATTACTTTTGAGGCCCATAAACTAAGAATg gaaaaggaaaaagggcGAGATGTGAGTTACACTAAGGTCTTCGAGGAGTTTCATAAGAAAACGAAAAAGGATAGTACAAGAGAACACTGGGTGAAAACGCATGCGTCAGACACATAT GAAGATTATCATAAAAGGTTGGAAAAATGGCAACAAACTCAGCCTCCTTCAACTCAACCAACACCTGATGATATAGCTTTATTGTGGACAGAGGCAGAGGGTGGAGCAAACAAAGGCAGAGTTTATGGACTAGGAGTACATCGATCTACAGGTCATCCAAACCCACTCTTAGCCAATTCTTCTTctcctcaaaatcaagaacagaTGGAAGATATGAGAAATGAAATTCGTAAATTGAAGCAACAATTGGACTCCTAA
- the LOC142172655 gene encoding uncharacterized protein LOC142172655 has product MCGRFLWTGSVEATRKAPIARDRLCWPKAAGGLNLMDIGLWNKAAICKLLWNLCKKKDKMWVQWVYVYYKKYKPGWGDEPKQASWVIQKIFKDKKYFEEAGYTEEDVLRLETFPIKTMYLKQRGQFSKVSWRRLICNNSGLPKWIFIMFLAAHRRLQTRDRLRRWGCVEDDTCPLCNTEVETTDHLFFTCSFSTQIWAAMLEWPRIYRQVMTWEHELKWAEQHYHGRSANAEIYRMTLAGSIYYIWQERNARVFQATQRNAEIVTRLVAQDLHCRGNVKQ; this is encoded by the coding sequence ATGTGTGGAAGATTCTTATGGACAGGAAGTGTTGAGGCTACAAGGAAAGCACCCATAGCCCGGGACAGATTATGTTGGCCAAAAGCAGCAGGTGGATTGAATTTAATGGACATAGGCTTATGGAATAAAGCTGCCATATGCAAGCTATTGTGGAATCTATGCAAGAAGAAGGACAAAATGTGGGTGCAATGGGTATATGTGTACTATAAGAAATATAAGCCAGGGTGGGGAGATGAGCCAAAGCAAGCATCTTGGGTGATTCAGAAGATTTTTAAAGACAAGAAATACTTTGAAGAAGCTGGGTATACAGAGGAAGATGTGCTTAGACTGGAAACATTCCCGATCAAAACTATGTATCTGAAGCAAAGAGGACAATTTAGCAAAGTTTCATGGAGAAGACTCATTTGTAACAATAGTGGACTACCTAAGTGGATATTCATCATGTTTCTGGCTGCTCATAGGAGACTTCAAACAAGAGACAGGTTGAGAAGATGGGGCTGTGTAGAAGATGATACTTGTCCACTATGCAACACAGAAGTAGAGACTACTGATCATCTCTTCTTTACATGTTCGTTCTCTACACAAATATGGGCTGCTATGCTGGAATGGCCGAGGATCTATAGACAGGTGATGACATGGGAGCATGAACTGAAATGGGCTGAGCAACACTATCATGGAAGAAGTGCAAATGCTGAAATATACAGGATGACGCTAGCTGGGAGCATATACTATATATGGCAAGAGAGGAATGCTAGAGTTTTTCAGGCAACACAAAGAAATGCTGAAATAGTTACTAGACTAGTAGCACAAGATCTACACTGCAGAGGGAATGTAAAGCAATGA